Proteins encoded within one genomic window of Procambarus clarkii isolate CNS0578487 chromosome 31, FALCON_Pclarkii_2.0, whole genome shotgun sequence:
- the LOC138370242 gene encoding uncharacterized protein: MDLTGEVWQVGYHRGFILGPTHFVIYINGIDVNIISYIIKFADDTKVYGKVENDNNTEALQRDLHELDKWSEDWQMLFTIDKYKTLHVEYCNPRHDYQINNITLQQIDEEKYLGVKIHDSLKVAQQVGAAVKKCNQTHVIHKCTFDFMEKR, from the coding sequence atggatctGACTGGAGAAGTGTGGcaagtggggtaccacaggggGTTCATTTTGGGGCCTACccattttgtcatatacatcaatggcaTAGATGTGAATATTATAAgctacatcatcaaatttgcagacgaCACAAAGGTTTATGGTAAAGTGGAAAATGATAATAATactgaagccttacaaagagatctacatgaactcgacaaatggtcagaagactggcaaatgctttttactaTTGATAAATACAAGACCCTGCATGTGGAGTATTGCAACCCACGCCacgactaccaaattaataacattacattacaacagattgatgaagaaaagtaccttggagtcaaaatccacgactcactgaaagttgcacagcaGGTAGGAGCAGCAGTAAAAAAATGTAACCAAACCCATGTAATACACAAGTGTACTTTTGACTTTATGGAAAAAAGGTAG